One window of the Trifolium pratense cultivar HEN17-A07 linkage group LG2, ARS_RC_1.1, whole genome shotgun sequence genome contains the following:
- the LOC123908986 gene encoding uncharacterized protein LOC123908986 — MATLNFGIATTNVNTGAAGYRTKWNRQNPTTIVCIGPGPVGPLSWDPEGILGQPNTGHLARLEFKRRMEKDSDAREAFERQVREEKERRQALRQSRDVPETPQDLIEYLLDTEAQEIEFEIARMRPRLNAEFFSELKSELGQIRFAVNKTPLMDDRLAELEALEKAIQEAIEAYDKMQNELIKSKESLTKIMTSKDVKATLLEMVETNEINRSLLTLLDENIATAHEAKQKQAAEYMEKLRGALLKYITV, encoded by the exons ATGGCTACGCTTAACTTTGGCATAGCCACAACAAATGTAAACACTGGTGCTGCTGGTTACCGAACCAAATGGAACCGACAAAACCCCACAACAATTGTGTGTATTGGTCCAGGTCCTGTTGGTCCTCTTAGTTGG GATCCAGAAGGTATACTAGGGCAGCCCAATACTGGCCACCTTGCTAGGCTTGAGTTTAAGAGACGGATGGAGAAAGATTCCGATGCTCGTGAAGCCTTTGAGCGTCAAGTCCGTGAAGAGAAAGAGCGTCGTCAGGCCCTTCGCCAA TCTCGTGATGTTCCTGAGACTCCACAAGATCTCATTGAATACTTACTTGACACTGAGGCTCAGGAGATTGAATTTGAGATTGCAAGAATGAGACCGCG ATTAAATGCAGAATTCTTTTCAGAATTAAAATCGGAGTTGGGACAGATTCGGTTTGCTGTTAACAAAACACCG CTTATGGACGATAGATTGGCTGAGCTGGAGGCTCTAGAGAAAGCCATACAAGAAGCAATAG AGGCTTATGACAAGATGCAAAATGAGCTCATAAAATCCAAGGAGAGCCTAACCAAAATCATGACATCAAAGGATGTCAAAGCAACT TTGCTGGAGATGGTTGAAACCAACGAGATTAATCGATCTTTGTTGACGCTTCTTGATGAAAACATAGCAACTGCACATGAGGCCAAACAG AAGCAAGCTGCAGAATACATGGAGAAACTCCGGGGGGCTCTTCTCAAATACATTACAGTTTAG
- the LOC123904703 gene encoding F-box/LRR-repeat protein At4g14103-like — translation MGNGKHPRHSSQSSAAIINTLDDIQDDILTHILSFLPIKEAFRTSVLSKRWISLCYSLSTLHFDDIQSGVTTIETWIQFCQMLDAIILSPHAQQQTLKTFHLKCQYKFWKIDHRNIIKWIEAAIQRCVEDLSLFLLFGVTLEPTAIFISKTLVVLKLCRLHVSTLSNCSVRLPLLKILSLVDINFDDMGDLNKILYGCPILEDLKTAYINASVGVTAGGNSEPSLSKLIKASIRLFDVPLRALSCVKFLTVTKV, via the coding sequence ATGGGAAATGGGAAACATCCTCGGCATTCTTCACAATCGTCGGCAGCAATAATAAACACTCTCGACGACATTCAAGACGATATACTCACTCACATTCTCTCTTTTCTTCCGATCAAAGAAGCTTTTAGAACCAGCGTTCTTTCCAAGAGATGGATCTCATTGTGCTACTCACTCTCCACTCTCCACTTCGACGATATCCAAAGCGGAGTAACCACCATAGAGACATGGATTCAGTTCTGTCAAATGTTGGATGCAATTATACTCTCCCCACATGCACAACAACAAACTCTCAAAACTTTTCATCTCAAGTGTCAATACAAATTTTGGAAAATTGATCATCGCAATATCATCAAATGGATTGAAGCCGCAATACAACGTTGTGTTGAGGATCTTTCATTGTTCTTGTTATTTGGTGTCACATTGGAGCCTACTGCCATTTTCATCTCGAAAACACTTGTGGTTCTAAAATTATGCAGGTTACATGTTTCAACTTTGTCTAATTGTTCTGTTCGTCTTCCTTTACTTAAAATTCTGAGTCTGGTTGATATTAATTTTGATGATATGGGGGATTTAAATAAAATTCTATATGGGTGTCCCATATTGGAGGATTTGAAAACTGCATATATTAATGCAAGCGTCGGCGTTACAGCTGGAGGGAACTCTGAACCTTCTTTATCTAAGTTGATCAAAGCCAGTATCCGTTTATTCGATGTTCCTCTCAGAGCACTTTCTTGTGTGAAATTTCTAACTGTAACCAAGGtatga
- the LOC123908987 gene encoding 21 kDa protein-like: protein MAARVRVSLLVLMSLVTYMSNTAESSITPAEFIKSSCRATRYPILCVRCLMGYASVIGLSERQLAMTALSVSISRTRSSASFVKKISKARGIKPREYIAIQDCIENMGDSLDSLSQSVRELGSIGHAVGEDFVWHMSNVQTWVSAAVTDDNTCLDGFSGPSMKGNVKAAIKNRVVNVTQITSNALALVNRFASIHRTVETP, encoded by the coding sequence ATGGCAGCTAGAGTGAGGGTTTCTTTACTGGTTCTCATGAGCCTTGTCACTTACATGTCTAACACCGCAGAATCCTCTATAACCCCGGCAGAGTTTATCAAGTCTTCGTGTAGGGCTACTCGCTACCCTATTTTATGTGTTCGATGCCTCATGGGGTATGCGAGCGTGATTGGCCTAAGTGAGCGACAACTAGCCATGACTGCTCTATCAGTGAGCATATCCAGGACACGATCGAGTGCATCATTTGTGAAGAAGATATCAAAAGCAAGAGGCATCAAACCAAGGGAGTACATAGCCATTCAAGACTGCATAGAAAACATGGGTGACAGTTTGGACAGTCTTAGCCAATCGGTTAGGGAGTTAGGCAGTATTGGTCATGCTGTTGGAGAGGATTTCGTTTGGCACATGAGCAACGTGCAAACTTGGGTCAGTGCTGCCGTTACTGATGATAACACTTGTCTTGATGGCTTTTCTGGTCCTTCCATGAAGGGAAATGTCAAGGCTGCCATCAAGAATAGAGTTGTCAATGTTACTCAAATTACAAGCAACGCACTCGCTTTGGTCAATCGCTTTGCCTCGAT
- the LOC123909898 gene encoding UDP-glucuronate 4-epimerase 5-like produces the protein MDNISILPSTPGKLKPEKYYQPYNNNNNNYYIHRIRLSKLTLWSSIFLAFIIFFFILSPSPSPNSIRTHNPWGGPDWEKRVTKSARRSSASSLTVLVTGASGFVGTHVSLALKRRGDGVLGLDNFNRYYDPNLKRARQKLLSRAGVFVVEGDINDEKLLQKLFDVVPFTHVMHLAAQAGVRYAMQNPNSYIHSNIAGFVNLLEASKSANPQPSIVYASSSSVYGLNSKVPFSEKDRTDQPASLYAATKKAGEEIAHVYNHIYGLSITGLRFFTVYGPWGRPDMAYFFFTKDILKRKQITVFESPDGGSVARDFTYIDDIVKGCLGALDTAKKSTGVGGNKKKGNAQFRIFNLGNTSPVPVTELVDILERLLKVKVKRKVMPMPRNGDVRFTHANISKAQRELGYMPTTDLETGLNKFVRWYLDFYNPLKNKSVW, from the coding sequence atggatAACATAAGCATATTACCATCAACCCCAGGAAAATTAAAACCAGAAAAATACTACCaaccttataataataataataataattactatATTCATCGCATTAGATTATCAAAACTTACACTATGGTCTTCAATTTTCCTAGctttcattattttctttttcattctctCACCTTCCCCTTCCCCAAATTCAATTCGGACCCATAACCCATGGGGCGGACCCGATTGGGAAAAACGGGTCACCAAATCCGCCCGACGCAGCTCCGCTTCATCTCTCACCGTACTCGTCACCGGTGCTTCCGGTTTCGTCGGTACTCACGTCTCACTCGCGCTTAAACGACGTGGAGACGGTGTTCTAGGTCTTGATAATTTCAACCGCTACTATGACCCGAATCTCAAACGCGCTCGTCAGAAATTACTCTCACGCGCCGGTGTTTTCGTCGTTGAAGGTGATATCAACGATGAAAAACTTCTTCAAAAACTCTTCGATGTTGTTCCATTTACACACGTTATGCATCTTGCTGCTCAAGCTGGTGTTCGTTACGCAATGCAAAACCCTAATTCTTATATTCATAGTAACATTGcaggttttgttaatcttctAGAAGCTTCTAAATCGGCGAATCCTCAACCGTCGATTGTTTACGCTTCATCGAGTTCAGTTTACGGATTGAATTCGAAAGTTCCTTTCTCCGAAAAGGATCGAACGGATCAACCTGCTAGTCTTTATGCAGCTACAAAAAAAGCTGGTGAAGAAATTGCACATGTTTATAATCATATCTATGGTCTTTCTATAACTGGGTTGCGTTTTTTCACTGTTTACGGTCCTTGGGGAAGACCTGATATGGCTTATTTCTTCTTTACAAAAGATATTTTGAAAAGGAAACAGATTACTGTGTTTGAATCACCTGATGGTGGAAGTGTTGCTAGAGATTTTAcatatattgatgatattgtgAAAGGTTGTTTAGGGGCATTGGATACTGCTAAGAAGAGTACTGGTGTCGGTGGGAACAAGAAGAAAGGGAATGCACAGTTTAGGATTTTTAATTTGGGTAATACTTCGCCGGTTCCGGTTACTGAACTTGTTGATATATTGGAGAGGCTTTTGAAAGTGAAGGTGAAAAGGAAGGTGATGCCGATGCCGAGAAATGGTGATGTTAGGTTTACTCATGCTAATATAAGTAAAGCACAAAGGGAGCTTGGTTACATGCCTACTACTGATTTGGAGACTGGACTCAACAAGTTTGTGAGGTGGTATCTTGACTTTTACAATCCTTTAAAGAACAAGAGTGTTtggtga
- the LOC123909456 gene encoding non-specific lipid transfer protein GPI-anchored 9-like: protein MDNCKIMIIWVLMMVVISNMNLISLVDAQVAPPCADKILPCMDYLNSTNPPDICCNPVKDVFDATQEACFCQLAIPGLLEGFGVKLSQALAVLHACGVNFDVNSCKASSPALSPSLVQQPPATPGSDEGGAATTVLIKLYFIPFIWVSMCFY, encoded by the exons ATGGATAATTGCAAAATTATGATAATTTGGGTGTTAATGATGGTAGTAATTAGCAACATGAATTTAATTAGCTTAGTAGATGCACAAGTGGCTCCACCTTGTGCTGATAAGATATTACCATGCATGGATTACCTTAACTCAACAAACCCACCAGACATATGTTGCAATCCAGTTAAAGATGTTTTTGATGCAACACAAGAAGCATGTTTTTGTCAACTTGCAATTCCTGGCTTACTTGAAGGTTTTGGTGTTAAACTATCTCAAGCTTTGGCAGTTCTTCATGCATGCGGTGTCAATTTTGATGTCAACTCTTGCAAAG CTTCTTCTCCAGCTCTTTCTCCATCTTTGGTGCAACAACCACCAG CAACACCAGGAAGTGATGAAGGAGGAGCGGCTACGACCGTTTTAATCAAACTCTATTTCATACCGTTCATTTGGGTATCCATGTGTTTTTATTAG
- the LOC123909051 gene encoding non-specific lipid transfer protein GPI-anchored 7-like, whose product MNNGRIWVLVLIISINVISLVDAQMFPTCANHLLPCINYANSTKPPDFCCNVVKDLSTTHKTCICQLATPELFEGFGVKTAQAYRFLHSCGSSFDFSFCKASSPSPSLSEQPPATSGGDEGGAEKIAITRVCFMLFIWAFMLFH is encoded by the exons ATGAATAATGGCAGAATTTGGGTATTGGTGCTAATAATTAGCATCAATGTAATTAGTTTAGTAGATGCACAAATGTTTCCAACTTGTGCTAATCACCTATTGCCATGCATTAACTATGCTAATTCAACTAAGCCACCAGATTTTTGCTGCAATGTAGTTAAAGATCTAAGCACAACCCACAAAACATGTATCTGTCAACTTGCAACTCCTGAATTATTTGAAGGGTTTGGTGTTAAAACTGCTCAAGCTTACCGATTTCTCCACTCATGTGGTAGTAGCTTTGATTTCAGCTTCTGCAAAG CATCTTCTCCAAGTCCTTCTTTGTCGGAACAACCACCAG CAACATCAGGAGGTGACGAAGGAGGAGCAGAGAAGATTGCTATAACTCGAGTTTGCTTCATGCTGTTTATTTGGGCATTTATGTTGTTTCATTAG